The window TCTTCTTAAAAATCAGGGAAATATTCTTCCCCTTTCAAAAACGGTGAAAACCGTTGCTCTGATTGGTCCTTTCGGTAAAGAAACGGTGGCTAATCACGGTTTCTGGTCCATTGCCTTCAAAGATGACAATCAAAGGATCGTTTCACAGTTTGACGGAATCAAAAATCAGCTGGATAAAAACTCCACTTTATTATATGCCAAAGGCTGCAATGTAGATGATCAGGACAAAAGCCAGTTTGCCGAAGCTGTAGAAACCGCAAAAAAAGCGGATGTTGTTATCATGACACTGGGAGAAGGCCATGCGATGAGCGGAGAAGCAAAAAGCAGAAGTAATATCGGATTTACAGGCGTTCAGGAAGATCTACTGAAAGAAGTTGCCAAGACGGGTAAGCCTATCATTTTGATGATCAATGCCGGAAGACCTTTGATTTTCAACTGGGCTTCGGACCATATTCCTGCAATAATGTACACATGGTGGCTGGGAACAGAAGCCGGAAACTCTATTGCAGATGTTTTGTTCGGAACGGTAAACCCAGGTGGGAAGCTTCCCATGAGTTTTCCAAGAACAGAAGGTCAGATTCCTGTCTACTACAATCATTATAATACGGGAAGACCCGCAAAAAATAATTCGGACAGAAATTATGTTTCAGCCTATATAGATCTTGATAATGATCCGAAATATCCGTTTGGTTATGGCTTAAGCTATACAGATTTTAAATATTCTGATATGGCTTTAAGTTCCACAACTCTTACAGGAAATCAGACATTGAACATCAGTGTTACTGTTTCCAATACAGGAAAATATGATGGGGAAGAAGTGGTACAGCTTTATATCAGAGATCTTTTCGGAAAAGTGGTGAGACCTGTAAAAGAATTGAAAGGGTTCCAGAAAATATTCATCAAAAAAGGAGAAAGTAAAAAAGTAGACTTTAAGCTTACTCCGGAAGATCTGAAATTCTTTGATGAGGATTTGAATTTTGATTGGGAAGCCGGAGAATTTGATATTATGATCGGAACCGATTCTCAAAACGTTCAGACCAAAAGAATTAACTGGACAAAATAAATAAGGATGGGCTTTAGCCAAAACTTTAATACACATGAAAATCAGATTCAGGAATATCATCACGATAAGCGCAGCAGGAACGCTCTTATTTTCTGCACTCAACTGTGCCTCCAGGAAACCGGATTCTGGCCGAACTTTGATTTGGAGCGACGAGTTTAACGGAAAAGGACTTCCGGATTCACTAAAATGGAATTATGATACTGGAGGAAGCGGCTTTGGAAATGAAGAAGCTCAGTTTTATACCAAAAACAGGTTTGAAAATGCCAGAATGGAAAAAGGGAATCTCATCATTGAAGCCAGAAAAGAAAACTGGGAAGGAAGTAAATATACCTCAGCCAGACTGTTAACCAAAGGAAAATTTTCTTTTCAGTACGGAACCATTGAAGTAAGGGCAAAACTTCCCAGGGGCCGCGGAACCTGGCCTGCCATATGGATGATGAGTGAAAATATGAAGAAATGGCCGGATGACGGCGAACTGGATATTATGGAACATGTTGGGTTCAACCAGGGATATATCCATGCTTCTGTTCATACCAAAAAATACAATCATATTCAGGGTACCCAGAAAACGGATACCCTGTTTGTAAAAGATGCAAGCGAAAAATTCCATGTCTACAAAGCAGACTGGACACCGGAAAAGATAGACGTTTATATAGATAACCAAAAATTTTTCACCTATCTGAATAAAGAAAAAAATAATGAAGCATGGCCTTTTGACAGACCTTACTTTATTCTTTTAAATCTTGCCATAGGAGGTTTTTGGGGCGGAAAAGAAGGTATTGATGATACTGTTTTTC of the Chryseobacterium aureum genome contains:
- a CDS encoding glycoside hydrolase family 16 protein, with amino-acid sequence MKIRFRNIITISAAGTLLFSALNCASRKPDSGRTLIWSDEFNGKGLPDSLKWNYDTGGSGFGNEEAQFYTKNRFENARMEKGNLIIEARKENWEGSKYTSARLLTKGKFSFQYGTIEVRAKLPRGRGTWPAIWMMSENMKKWPDDGELDIMEHVGFNQGYIHASVHTKKYNHIQGTQKTDTLFVKDASEKFHVYKADWTPEKIDVYIDNQKFFTYLNKEKNNEAWPFDRPYFILLNLAIGGFWGGKEGIDDTVFPQKYYIDYVRVYKNK